CGGAGTCTACCGGCGCGAGAGCTGAGCCGTCTGGCTCTGCTCAGGCCGCTTGCGGCGCGCGGATCGGGCGGGCGCGGACCTTCACCCGCGCGCGCTCGCCTGTGGTCTTTTCCACATGCAGGCGCTCGATCTGGCTGCCATCGTGGAACACCACGCCGGTCAGCCCCTCGACCACGGCCTTTGCGACCTGATCGACATCGTGGGCGGGCATATCCGCTGCGCGCTCAATCTCGACCACGATCTCGAACGCGCCGTCGCGCGGGCGCTTGAACTCCGACGCGAAGAAGGCGCCGATCAGCGTGTTGAAGCGATCAGAGCTGGCCGTCACCGCATCCACGCGCAGATTAAGCGATCCCTTGCTGGCTGCTGCTTGCATGTCGCCACTCCTGTTCGCGCCGCGCGCCGCCGCGTTGTCCGGCTTGATCTGTCAGGGTCGGGTGCTACACG
The window above is part of the Hyphomonadaceae bacterium ML37 genome. Proteins encoded here:
- a CDS encoding RusA family crossover junction endodeoxyribonuclease, yielding MQAAASKGSLNLRVDAVTASSDRFNTLIGAFFASEFKRPRDGAFEIVVEIERAADMPAHDVDQVAKAVVEGLTGVVFHDGSQIERLHVEKTTGERARVKVRARPIRAPQAA